A single region of the Nicotiana sylvestris chromosome 6, ASM39365v2, whole genome shotgun sequence genome encodes:
- the LOC138871663 gene encoding uncharacterized protein, which translates to MGSLAHLEAYQRPLAREVHQLATLGVRLADSNKGGVIVQNRAESSLVAKVKEKQFVDPLLAQLKEGILKHKTKAFSFGMNDANFWKTFQQGLGTKVNLSTTFHPQTDGQAERTIQTLEDMLHTCTLDFKGSWDDHLPLIEFAYNNNFHASIQMAPFEALYGRRCRSRIGLFEVGEAGLIGSDLMHQAMEKVKLIKERLKTAQSRQKSYSDAPRRDLEFKEDDWVAFKLELPPKMSIVHPVFHVSMLRKVVGDPSTIMPVETIEVNEELSYEEVPVAILDRQVRKLRNKEIASVKVLWWNQQFKEATWEAEDEMKRKYPHLFE; encoded by the exons atgggaagtttaGCTCATTTGGAGGCCTATCAGAGGCCGTTGGCTAGGGAGGTTCACCAGCTGGCTActttgggagttcgccttgcggactctaataaaggaggggtaattgtgcagaatagggctgaatcatcgcttgtggcaaaggtgaaagagaagcaattcgTGGATCCgttgttagcacaactgaaagaggggattctcAAACACAAAACCaaagctttttcctttggcatgaatgatg ccaacttttggaagacgtttcagcaaggtttgggtacgaaGGTAAATttaagcacaacttttcatccacaaactgatggtcaagcagagcggactattcagacgcttgaagacatgttgcACACTTGTACTCTcgatttcaagggtagttgggatgaccatctgccactcatagagtttgcttacaacaacaacttccatgctagtatccaaatggcaccattcgaggcactgtatggtaggagatgtaggtctcgcATTGGGTTGTTCGAGGTCGGAGAAGCGGGATTGATAGGGTCGGACCTcatgcatcaggccatggagaaagtcaagctcattaaggagaggttgaaaactgctcagagtcgccaaaagtcttactCAGATGCTCctcgcagagatttggagttcaaagaagatgattgg gtggcatttAAGCTCGAGTTGCCACCCAAAATGTCAATAGTACACCCGgtctttcatgtgtccatgttgaggaaagtagtgggagatccgtccactattatgccagttgaaactattgaggtaAATGAAgaactatcatatgaagaagttccagttgccattcttgataggcaggttcggaaattgagaaataaggaaattgcatccGTGAAAGTATTATGGTGGAACCAGCAATTtaaggaagccacttgggaagccgaggatgaaatgaaaaggaagtatccacatttgtttgagtag
- the LOC138871664 gene encoding uncharacterized protein, with product MSGRQTAEASPDVVTGILTDQSHDVYALINPGSTLSYVTPFVAMGFVIETNQLHEPFLVSTPVGESITVAQVYKGCVVTVRGRYTAADHIELGMVDFDVIMVIVWLYSCFAKLDCRTRTIRLEFPNKPIIEWKGDNVVPTGQFISYLKAAKLIKKGCIYHLVRVTDTNAEVLSLESIPVVNEFPNVFLDELPWIPPDREIDLGIDVIPGTQPISIPPYRVAPAKLKELKEQLKDLQEKGFIRPSVSPWGASVLIVRKKDGLLRMYIDYQQLNKVTIKNKYPLPRIDDLFYQLQGATCFSKIDLRSGYHQLKIREEDISKTTF from the coding sequence ATGAGTGGTCGCCAGACTGCtgaggcttctccagatgttgttacaggtattctgactgaccaatctcatgatgtgtatgcacttattaaccctggttccaccttgtcctatgttaccccttttgttgctatgggATTCGTTATAGAGACGAATCAGCTTCATGAGCCCTTTTTGGTGTCTACCCCAGTTGGTGAGTCTATTACAGTTGCTCAGGTTTATAAGGGATGTGTTGTTACGGTACGGGGTAGGTATACCGCGGCCGATCATATTGAGTTAgggatggtcgactttgatgtaataatggtAATAgtttggctttattcatgctttgccaaacttgattgtcgTACTAGAACcattaggcttgaatttcctaataAGCCCATTattgaatggaagggagataatgtagtgcctacAGGTcagtttatttcctaccttaaggccgcgaagttgatcaagaaggggtgtatctatcatctAGTTCGGGTCACGGACACCAATGCAGAGGTTCTTAGCCTTGAGTCTATACCAGTGGTGAATGAATTTCCGAACGTCTTTCTAGATGAACTCCCTTGGATTCCACCGGACAGGGAGATTGATTTAGGGATCGATGTGATACCAGGCACACAACCTATATCCATTCCACCTTACAGAGTGGCACCGGCAaaattgaaagagctaaaggagcaattgaaggatttgcaagagaagggtttcatccggccgaGTGTGTCGCCATGGGGCGCATCGGTCTTGattgtaagaaagaaagatggatTGCTGCGGATGTATATTGACTACCAGCAactcaacaaggtcacaatcaaaaacaaataccctctaccaagaatagatgatttattttatcaattgcaaggtgctacatgtttctcaaagattgacttgcggtccgggtaccatcaattgaagataagggaagAGGATATTTCAAAAACAACCTTCtga